In Coriobacteriaceae bacterium, a single window of DNA contains:
- a CDS encoding NifU family protein gives MAVNEELLKKVLEEIRPNLQADGGDMEFVGVDDEGVVKLELQGACAGCPMSSLTLSMGIERILKEHVPGVTRVEQVNASGEAEDLYDEYAPF, from the coding sequence GTGGCTGTTAACGAAGAGCTGCTTAAGAAGGTTCTTGAGGAGATCCGCCCCAACCTGCAGGCCGACGGCGGCGATATGGAGTTTGTGGGTGTCGACGACGAGGGTGTTGTCAAGCTGGAACTGCAGGGCGCCTGCGCCGGCTGCCCCATGAGCTCGCTGACCCTGTCTATGGGCATCGAGCGCATCCTGAAGGAGCACGTGCCTGGCGTTACCCGCGTTGAGCAGGTCAATGCTTCCGGCGAGGCCGAGGACCTGTACGACGAGTACGCGCCGTTCTAA
- a CDS encoding dCMP deaminase family protein produces the protein MSDDLHQTASGKRRDVISWDEFFMSVAIAAQRRSKDPNTQVGACIANTNHRILSVGYNGTPSALNDDFFPWGTSDDPLQDKHNYVVHAEANAVLNYRGSLKDLEGSTVYVTLFPCHDCAKILAQVGVGEVVYLDNKYADTDDGRISRRILDSCGISYRQVIVDVQIGTGEQTRQ, from the coding sequence ATGTCGGACGATCTTCATCAAACCGCGTCGGGCAAGCGCCGCGACGTTATTAGCTGGGATGAGTTCTTTATGAGCGTGGCCATCGCCGCGCAGCGCCGCAGTAAGGACCCCAACACGCAGGTGGGCGCGTGCATCGCCAACACCAACCACCGCATCCTTTCGGTGGGCTACAACGGTACGCCCTCGGCGCTCAACGACGACTTTTTCCCGTGGGGCACGAGCGACGACCCGTTGCAGGATAAGCACAACTACGTGGTGCATGCCGAGGCCAACGCCGTGCTCAACTACCGCGGCTCGCTCAAAGACCTTGAGGGTTCCACAGTCTACGTCACGCTGTTCCCGTGCCACGACTGCGCCAAGATCCTGGCGCAGGTGGGCGTGGGCGAGGTCGTCTACCTGGACAACAAGTATGCCGATACCGACGACGGCCGTATCAGCCGCCGCATTCTCGACTCCTGCGGCATCAGCTACCGCCAGGTTATCGTCGATGTCCAGATTGGTACCGGGGAGCAGACTCGGCAGTAG
- a CDS encoding type III pantothenate kinase, protein MLNGCAYILTVDVGNTFIRFGLFAEDSAAAQECPLATCEITTPSSITADEARMRLVQVMAALAADAGMPGALVPAAAVLSCVVPALERPWKAALSRTCTGRVLTVGPGLKTGIPVHYDDPAEIGPDRIADAVAARAVYGSPCIVIDLGTTTNIEVIDAHGTFVGGVIAPGLALGARSLSAAAARLPQVEPSAPTHVIGRNTREAMRSGVVLGEVARIDGMLDMVLAEMRATKAAGEGSVPIVITGDDAEALAALVGHSLTVDDALTLRGLAELYRINQKPRRA, encoded by the coding sequence ATGCTTAATGGGTGCGCATATATATTGACGGTCGACGTGGGCAACACGTTCATTCGCTTTGGCCTGTTTGCAGAGGATTCGGCCGCGGCGCAGGAATGTCCGCTTGCGACATGCGAGATCACGACGCCGTCGAGCATCACAGCAGACGAGGCGCGCATGCGCCTCGTGCAGGTCATGGCCGCACTGGCGGCCGATGCGGGCATGCCGGGTGCGCTTGTGCCCGCGGCTGCTGTGCTGAGCTGTGTGGTCCCGGCGCTCGAGCGCCCGTGGAAGGCAGCGCTTTCCCGTACCTGCACGGGGCGCGTGCTCACCGTGGGGCCGGGCCTCAAGACCGGCATACCCGTGCACTACGATGACCCGGCCGAGATCGGTCCCGACCGCATCGCCGACGCCGTGGCTGCCCGCGCCGTCTACGGCTCGCCGTGCATTGTGATCGACCTGGGCACGACGACCAATATCGAGGTCATCGACGCACACGGCACCTTTGTCGGCGGCGTTATCGCGCCAGGCCTGGCCCTCGGCGCCCGCTCGCTTTCGGCGGCAGCAGCGCGCCTACCCCAGGTTGAGCCCTCGGCGCCGACACACGTCATCGGTCGCAACACGCGTGAGGCCATGCGCTCGGGCGTGGTCTTGGGCGAGGTTGCCCGCATCGACGGCATGCTCGACATGGTGCTTGCCGAGATGCGCGCGACCAAGGCGGCGGGGGAGGGCAGCGTGCCCATTGTCATCACCGGCGACGATGCCGAGGCGCTCGCGGCGTTGGTCGGCCACAGCCTGACGGTAGACGATGCACTGACGCTACGGGGTCTCGCCGAGCTGTACCGCATCAACCAAAAGCCTCGTCGCGCGTAG
- a CDS encoding OPT/YSL family transporter, translating to MSNPSNRASMRGQLTLRGVVIGVLGCVIITASSAYTALKMGALPWPIIFAAVISLFFLKLMGNASLNEANVTHTIMSAGAMVAGGLAFTIPGAWMLGYADQISWLDMFIVALAGTILGLLATALIHRHFIVDAALEFPTGNAAAQTLRATEAGGKTGKQLFGSMAIAGIYSVLRDALGIVPSMLCTLNIPGVTFAIYNSPMLLSIGFLVGFAPVAFWFAGALLGNFGIIVGGTAAGLFDVMTAQGIVKSLGMGLMMGFGVAVVLKDILPQVAGIVRGLAADSSTDTDEQSLISGSLKLDAGIIGLGAAAIAVIVAIALDLGPVPAVIVTLFTFVTTIMSAQSCGQTGIDPMEIFGLIVMLIVAAFAQLAQVKLFFIAGIVAVACGLAGDVMNDFKAGAALGTNPRAQWVGQAIGGIVGALVAAAVMVALVTAYGPDAFGPDKSFVAAQASVVATMVSGIPSVPWFAGGFIAGIVMYWFGIPAMMIGLGVYLPFYMSLTAFLGSCVKLAYDKWAAHRDAAAGLSDEEKAAKDAAFQEQGLVVASGLLGGESIVGVILAFVSVGLSLLG from the coding sequence ATGAGCAATCCCTCGAACCGCGCTTCGATGCGCGGGCAACTCACGCTGCGCGGCGTCGTCATCGGCGTCCTTGGCTGCGTGATCATCACGGCAAGCTCGGCCTACACCGCCCTCAAGATGGGCGCCCTCCCCTGGCCGATCATTTTCGCTGCCGTCATTTCGCTGTTCTTCCTGAAACTCATGGGCAACGCCAGCCTCAACGAGGCCAACGTCACCCACACCATCATGTCCGCAGGCGCCATGGTCGCTGGCGGTCTGGCGTTTACCATCCCGGGCGCCTGGATGCTGGGCTATGCCGACCAGATCAGTTGGCTCGACATGTTTATCGTGGCACTCGCCGGCACTATCCTAGGCCTGCTGGCCACGGCACTCATCCACCGTCACTTTATCGTGGACGCCGCGCTTGAGTTCCCCACCGGCAACGCCGCAGCTCAGACCCTGCGCGCGACCGAGGCCGGCGGCAAGACCGGCAAGCAGCTCTTTGGCTCCATGGCCATCGCCGGCATCTACAGCGTGCTGCGCGACGCTCTGGGCATTGTGCCCAGCATGCTGTGTACGCTCAATATCCCCGGCGTGACCTTTGCCATCTATAACTCGCCCATGTTGCTGTCCATCGGCTTTTTGGTGGGCTTCGCCCCGGTCGCCTTCTGGTTTGCCGGCGCGCTGCTGGGCAACTTTGGCATCATTGTCGGCGGCACCGCTGCCGGTCTGTTTGACGTTATGACCGCACAGGGCATTGTTAAGTCCCTGGGTATGGGCCTCATGATGGGCTTTGGCGTCGCCGTCGTCCTCAAGGACATCCTGCCGCAGGTCGCCGGTATCGTCCGCGGCCTCGCCGCCGACAGCTCCACCGACACCGATGAGCAGTCGCTCATCTCGGGCTCCCTTAAACTCGACGCCGGTATCATCGGCCTGGGCGCCGCCGCCATCGCCGTGATCGTCGCCATCGCGCTCGACCTTGGTCCCGTTCCAGCCGTCATCGTCACGCTGTTCACCTTTGTCACCACCATCATGAGTGCGCAGAGCTGCGGGCAGACGGGTATCGACCCCATGGAGATCTTCGGCCTCATCGTCATGCTCATCGTGGCAGCCTTCGCGCAGCTCGCTCAGGTCAAGCTGTTCTTTATCGCCGGCATCGTGGCTGTGGCGTGCGGCCTTGCGGGCGACGTCATGAACGACTTTAAGGCCGGCGCCGCGCTGGGCACCAACCCGCGCGCACAGTGGGTCGGCCAGGCCATCGGCGGCATCGTGGGCGCCCTGGTCGCCGCCGCTGTCATGGTCGCGCTCGTCACCGCCTATGGTCCGGACGCCTTTGGCCCCGACAAGAGCTTTGTGGCCGCACAGGCAAGCGTGGTCGCCACCATGGTCTCGGGCATCCCGAGCGTACCGTGGTTCGCAGGCGGCTTTATCGCCGGCATCGTCATGTACTGGTTCGGCATTCCGGCCATGATGATCGGTCTAGGCGTGTACCTGCCGTTCTACATGTCGCTTACGGCCTTCCTGGGCTCCTGCGTTAAACTCGCCTACGACAAGTGGGCCGCTCACCGCGACGCCGCCGCCGGTCTTTCGGACGAGGAGAAGGCCGCCAAGGACGCCGCCTTCCAGGAGCAGGGCCTGGTTGTTGCCAGCGGCCTGCTGGGCGGCGAGTCCATCGTCGGCGTTATCCTGGCGTTTGTCTCCGTCGGTCTGAGCCTGCTGGGATAA
- a CDS encoding DUF389 domain-containing protein codes for MELDKQQIKRLRERHHRRHGIRPAHSEAMENASRFLKQAFNIREGRAPYHVIRKRFVNGARLTGSHLCILIIAMLIASIGLDIDSDIAIVGAMLICPLMGSVLAMAYGIATLDREITVEAIASLALQMAFCLVTSTLYFKLSPLGTTTAAIIDNSTPTVWDLAVALAGGFAGGLGNSRDQEPATLIAGVAVATALMPPLCAAGYGIAIASGSLFLSALYEFGINVVFIALAAEAVLLLLRVPLKRDLNGDGIVTAEENAEVDELSRKVRRRIIVGTVIFAIPCIVMTAGSIGSAQAGVQDGYGVTETTRELAAVLPGFKDYTVAVETSATEGEEEGIVEREIVAHVTTSEALGAHDRHVARKLIDLNVPELDRVEFDV; via the coding sequence ATGGAACTCGATAAACAACAGATCAAGCGACTGCGCGAACGCCATCATCGGCGCCATGGCATCCGCCCCGCCCACAGCGAGGCCATGGAGAACGCAAGCCGCTTTCTAAAGCAGGCATTCAACATTCGCGAGGGACGCGCGCCCTATCACGTGATTCGCAAGCGCTTTGTAAACGGGGCGCGCCTGACTGGCTCTCACCTGTGCATCCTGATCATTGCCATGTTGATTGCGAGCATCGGCCTCGATATCGACTCGGATATCGCCATTGTAGGCGCCATGCTCATCTGCCCGCTCATGGGCTCGGTCCTTGCCATGGCATACGGCATCGCCACGCTCGACCGCGAGATTACCGTCGAGGCCATCGCGAGCTTGGCTCTACAGATGGCCTTTTGCCTGGTCACGTCCACGTTGTATTTTAAGCTCTCGCCCCTTGGCACCACCACGGCCGCCATCATCGACAATTCGACACCGACTGTGTGGGACCTTGCCGTCGCACTCGCAGGCGGCTTTGCGGGTGGCCTGGGCAACTCGCGCGACCAGGAACCCGCCACGCTCATCGCCGGCGTGGCTGTGGCGACCGCGCTCATGCCGCCCCTGTGCGCGGCCGGCTATGGCATCGCCATCGCAAGCGGGTCGCTGTTTCTCTCGGCGCTTTACGAGTTTGGCATCAACGTGGTCTTTATCGCACTGGCCGCCGAGGCCGTGCTGCTTCTTTTGCGCGTGCCGCTCAAGCGCGACCTGAACGGCGACGGCATTGTAACTGCTGAGGAAAATGCCGAGGTCGACGAGCTATCGCGCAAGGTGCGCCGCCGCATCATCGTGGGCACGGTGATCTTTGCCATCCCCTGCATCGTTATGACCGCGGGTTCCATTGGCTCGGCGCAGGCCGGCGTGCAGGACGGCTACGGCGTCACCGAGACCACGCGCGAGCTTGCGGCGGTGCTGCCAGGCTTTAAGGACTACACCGTCGCCGTCGAGACCTCGGCTACCGAAGGCGAGGAGGAGGGCATCGTCGAGCGCGAGATTGTCGCCCATGTGACGACAAGCGAGGCGCTCGGGGCACACGACCGCCACGTCGCTCGCAAGCTCATCGACCTCAACGTGCCCGAGCTCGATCGCGTGGAGTTTGACGTGTAG